The Verrucomicrobium spinosum DSM 4136 = JCM 18804 DNA segment CAAGCCGGTCTGCGCACAGAGCCCGGCAAACTGCTGACGGAAAGCCGGCGCAGCCTCCCGGGAAACCATGACCCAAGGCTGACCACGGAGAGCCTTCCACGAAACTCCCGTGCGCGCCCCTGCCGCAGCCCCCGCAGCGAGGGGATGCCCCTCAGGCACCCCGAGGAGCAACTCCTCCTCCCGCCACAGGATGAGTTCCAGCTCCCTCGGGACCTTCTGGGGGCGTGCCCCAATGAATCCACCATCCAGCTCGTCAGATAGAATAGCCTCCACCTGGTCAGCGGGTGCCAGATCGGTGACTTCCAAGTGACACTTTGGGTGGGTCTCCCGGAACTTCTGGAACAGTCGAACAAGAGGCTCATCCAGCAAGGCCCCGACGAATGCCAGACGGAGCCGTTCCGTCACCCCCTCTCTGGCGAGTCGCAAACTCGCGGCTGCCCGATCCAGCATGACCAGGGCCGCACGGGCATCCTCCAGATACCGGCGACCCGGCTCAG contains these protein-coding regions:
- a CDS encoding LysR family transcriptional regulator — translated: MTRLERPEMRELECFVAVAEHLNFSRAARSLGLSQPPLTRHIQALEGRVGCRLLERDTHSVSLTEPGRRYLEDARAALVMLDRAAASLRLAREGVTERLRLAFVGALLDEPLVRLFQKFRETHPKCHLEVTDLAPADQVEAILSDELDGGFIGARPQKVPRELELILWREEELLLGVPEGHPLAAGAAAGARTGVSWKALRGQPWVMVSREAAPAFRQQFAGLCAQTGLGPVRIVQESERVTAILAMVAVGSGITLVPEGAGRIITHGVVFLKLSRPVPRLQHAFACRRSGSPPSTIKEFLSLLVESSDPCPPGSRR